One genomic window of Microscilla marina ATCC 23134 includes the following:
- a CDS encoding PP2C family protein-serine/threonine phosphatase codes for MLKKILNTGITPELSNYLRDKVYLSNAIAILLELMGVGFTFISFFFAPKTILLPIIGGIGCGFIVLALNKYGKNTFSRILVATLPSVTSTLYFAFVVQNDEPIINSLYLIALTFGLFVFLVADQREPKIFIPLVVYMGLLFFFMEKIIYWIDVPMSSSFFRRGSIEIMNYCIGIGMLIYLMWFLLNKNLMTERQNYQLIQALEYQKQEIATQNEELVQQQEEMKAQQDFINDRNTKLSRKNKLIQHSIQAASAIQQAVLPGHQQLERYFSDYFLIYKPRDVVSGDFYWVCQHQSCTFLAVIDCTGHGVPGAFMTLIANHLLDRVIRIQNITNTADILSHLHNNIKQVLRQEETQNNNGMDAIIIKHTQLPNHTFDIQVAGAKNGLLYKLPQQPGLLETKGTRKSIGGFQNEEITFEATTIHLPPGAILYAGSDGLEDQNNFQRKKFTRKRLQDILEEHAHLNLTKQKEALEMALEAHMSQTKQRDDILWMGIKL; via the coding sequence ATGCTAAAGAAAATACTAAATACAGGCATCACTCCTGAACTCAGCAACTACCTGCGTGACAAGGTGTACTTGTCTAATGCAATTGCGATTTTACTTGAGCTAATGGGAGTAGGTTTTACATTTATTAGCTTTTTCTTTGCGCCTAAAACTATTTTGCTGCCTATCATAGGAGGCATTGGTTGTGGTTTTATTGTTTTGGCATTAAACAAATACGGTAAAAACACTTTTTCCAGAATACTCGTAGCCACCCTTCCAAGTGTTACCTCTACTTTATATTTTGCTTTTGTAGTACAAAACGATGAACCAATCATAAACTCTCTTTATTTGATTGCACTGACTTTTGGGTTATTTGTGTTTTTGGTGGCAGATCAACGCGAGCCAAAAATTTTTATCCCTTTGGTAGTGTATATGGGTTTGCTATTCTTTTTTATGGAAAAAATTATTTATTGGATAGATGTACCAATGTCAAGTAGTTTTTTCCGAAGAGGCTCCATAGAAATCATGAACTATTGTATTGGCATTGGTATGCTCATTTACTTGATGTGGTTTCTGTTAAATAAGAACCTGATGACTGAACGGCAAAACTATCAATTGATCCAGGCTTTGGAATACCAAAAACAGGAAATCGCCACTCAAAACGAAGAATTGGTTCAACAACAGGAGGAAATGAAAGCTCAACAAGATTTTATCAATGACAGGAATACTAAGTTGAGTCGTAAGAATAAACTTATTCAGCATAGCATTCAAGCAGCAAGCGCTATCCAACAAGCTGTTTTGCCTGGTCATCAGCAACTTGAAAGGTATTTTTCAGACTATTTCTTGATTTACAAACCCCGCGATGTAGTATCAGGAGATTTTTACTGGGTATGCCAACATCAATCTTGTACTTTTTTGGCAGTAATAGATTGTACAGGGCACGGAGTACCAGGGGCTTTTATGACTTTAATTGCCAATCATTTACTAGACCGGGTCATTAGAATTCAAAATATTACAAATACAGCAGATATTCTTAGCCATTTGCACAACAATATCAAACAAGTTTTGCGTCAAGAAGAGACTCAAAATAACAATGGGATGGATGCAATAATAATCAAACACACGCAGTTACCTAACCATACATTTGATATACAAGTAGCAGGTGCTAAAAATGGGCTGTTGTATAAGTTGCCCCAACAACCAGGTTTACTCGAAACAAAAGGTACTCGTAAGTCTATTGGAGGCTTTCAGAACGAGGAAATCACTTTTGAAGCAACCACTATTCACTTGCCTCCTGGTGCTATCTTATACGCAGGATCGGACGGGCTAGAAGATCAAAACAACTTTCAGAGAAAGAAATTTACCCGTAAGCGCCTCCAGGATATATTAGAAGAACACGCACACCTAAATTTAACAAAACAAAAAGAAGCATTGGAAATGGCTTTAGAAGCACACATGAGTCAAACCAAACAACGCGATGATATTCTTTGGATGGGAATCAAGCTCTAA
- a CDS encoding sensor histidine kinase, whose protein sequence is MSSRIVSLLLSVSIAIVTTAFTSLLSGVSTVALLVCFTMAFFSSYLLFYFALEFLVFREINEAYRMIEKLRKKDFKIAKKRSKPLLSFVKKLNQEIYTYGANKQKEIDHLKQMEVFRREFLADVSHELKTPIFAAQGFLHTLLDGAIDDENVRDKFLLKAVKSLDGLNTMIQDLLTLSKMEAGFITMDYDIFDISQLTRDVFEQLEEQAAQRKITLRFDQPYQEVMVYADAKRIRQVIINLLENAIKYGSKNGNVEVGFSNSEQNLLDIMVKDDGPGISVEHLDRIFERFYRVEKSRSKDKGGSGLGLAIVKHILSAHDTEIKVNSKVKKGTAFTFQLQTTPVDNEEITKVMPPRALEPTSIED, encoded by the coding sequence ATGTCTTCGCGTATTGTTTCTTTACTGCTGTCTGTATCTATAGCTATAGTTACTACTGCCTTTACCTCGTTATTGTCGGGGGTATCTACAGTAGCGCTATTAGTATGCTTTACAATGGCTTTTTTTTCCTCTTATTTACTATTTTATTTTGCCCTTGAATTTTTGGTGTTCAGAGAAATCAACGAGGCATACCGAATGATAGAAAAGCTTAGAAAAAAGGATTTTAAAATAGCTAAAAAACGAAGTAAACCCTTGCTGAGTTTTGTAAAAAAGCTCAACCAGGAGATTTATACTTATGGTGCCAATAAACAGAAAGAAATTGATCACCTTAAGCAAATGGAAGTTTTTCGCCGGGAGTTTCTTGCCGATGTATCGCACGAACTAAAAACCCCTATCTTTGCTGCTCAAGGCTTTTTGCATACCTTGCTTGATGGTGCCATAGACGACGAAAATGTGCGTGACAAGTTTTTGCTTAAAGCAGTAAAAAGTCTGGATGGTTTGAATACGATGATTCAGGACTTGTTGACGCTCTCGAAAATGGAGGCAGGTTTTATTACAATGGATTACGACATTTTTGACATAAGCCAACTTACCCGCGATGTATTTGAACAACTGGAAGAACAAGCCGCCCAACGAAAAATCACTTTACGTTTTGACCAACCCTACCAAGAAGTGATGGTGTATGCCGATGCCAAGCGTATACGCCAGGTAATAATTAACTTGCTGGAAAATGCAATCAAATATGGCTCGAAAAATGGCAATGTAGAAGTGGGCTTTTCAAACAGTGAACAAAACTTATTAGATATCATGGTAAAAGACGATGGTCCGGGCATTTCAGTAGAACACCTCGACCGTATCTTTGAGCGTTTTTACCGGGTAGAGAAAAGCCGCTCTAAAGACAAAGGGGGCTCAGGGTTGGGGCTGGCTATTGTCAAACACATTTTAAGCGCTCACGATACTGAGATAAAGGTAAACAGTAAGGTAAAAAAAGGTACTGCATTTACTTTTCAACTACAGACTACTCCGGTTGACAACGAAGAAATTACTAAGGTAATGCCTCCCAGAGCATTGGAACCTACCTCTATAGAAGATTAA
- a CDS encoding response regulator transcription factor, with product MEDTPVYKVLVVDDEPDIVELLQYNLEKAGYEVKTANNGKEAIKVAKTFLPQLILMDIMMPKMDGVEAGRQLREMTEIADTYIIYLTARVEEYSELAAFDVGADDYITKPIRPRALLSRIAALFRREQKKHQKNEKKDKIQVGNLTIDRESYIVYNDKTPITLPKKEFEMLFFLAQNPNKVFSRDELLQNIWGTDVYVLARTVDVHIRKVREKIGGGYIKTVKGVGYKLVTD from the coding sequence ATGGAAGATACCCCTGTATATAAAGTATTGGTGGTTGATGATGAACCGGATATAGTAGAGTTGTTGCAATACAATCTTGAAAAAGCCGGATACGAAGTGAAAACTGCTAACAATGGAAAAGAAGCAATCAAGGTAGCTAAAACATTTCTACCTCAGTTGATTTTGATGGACATCATGATGCCTAAGATGGACGGGGTAGAGGCAGGTCGACAATTGAGAGAAATGACTGAGATTGCAGATACTTATATTATTTATCTTACAGCAAGGGTAGAGGAATACTCAGAGCTTGCCGCGTTTGATGTGGGTGCTGATGACTACATTACTAAACCTATTCGCCCAAGGGCTTTACTGAGCCGCATTGCTGCGTTGTTTCGTCGTGAACAAAAGAAACACCAGAAAAACGAGAAAAAAGATAAAATACAAGTGGGCAATCTTACTATAGACCGCGAAAGTTACATTGTGTATAATGATAAAACGCCCATTACGTTACCTAAAAAAGAGTTTGAAATGTTGTTCTTTTTAGCACAAAACCCTAACAAGGTATTTAGCCGCGACGAATTGCTACAAAACATTTGGGGAACTGATGTATATGTATTGGCAAGAACAGTAGACGTACACATTAGAAAAGTACGCGAAAAAATAGGTGGTGGCTATATCAAAACTGTTAAAGGAGTGGGTTATAAACTGGTGACTGATTAA
- a CDS encoding IS4 family transposase, which produces MDARVRSVQRNFLTYIDWFIFILLISKFMGKVSVSDLFSLLPDDLLDNLSQSTDVDKWVSKLPGKLFIKLLLYSVLNNERLSLREISSEMSNPIFQSFSSEMVEQMAGWTGIRERLRHIKLPFIEQVYEHFFAEAHALYGEKKLLDYHIKRYDSTLIKVFGHLLQGMKVGNTSKNKFQVKLTTEHTDGFGLRVSFHQDQAHLSEETALQEQINLGKHSSQDIIVFDNGLKGRRKFKDFDEASIQFVTNIGKKPRYQVNRPHQLLDRHHPDLDFIQDSVVQLFERGQPTNSMEHEFRLIEFRVKETGKHLFILSNLWDLPAEVVAQVYLMRWDIEVIFRFLKQEMNLTHFVCNDLNAIKVMIYVKLIAAMMILIFKQKNAIKTYKRAKKLFLEDIYLLIIVEMMESPDLSQWFLKKAKKRLKRE; this is translated from the coding sequence GTGGATGCTAGAGTTAGGAGTGTTCAGAGAAATTTTTTAACATATATTGATTGGTTCATCTTCATTCTCCTTATATCTAAATTTATGGGTAAAGTTAGCGTTTCGGATTTATTTTCCCTTCTACCTGATGATTTGCTTGATAACTTAAGTCAGTCTACTGATGTAGATAAGTGGGTAAGCAAATTACCAGGCAAACTATTTATTAAGCTACTGCTATACAGCGTGTTAAACAATGAGCGTCTTAGCCTTCGGGAAATATCATCTGAGATGAGCAATCCTATATTTCAAAGTTTTTCATCTGAGATGGTCGAACAAATGGCTGGTTGGACTGGTATTCGGGAACGTTTGCGGCATATCAAGCTTCCTTTTATCGAGCAGGTATATGAACATTTTTTTGCAGAAGCTCATGCTTTATATGGAGAGAAAAAGCTTCTTGATTACCATATCAAACGTTACGACTCTACTTTGATTAAGGTATTTGGTCATTTATTACAAGGAATGAAAGTAGGTAATACATCTAAAAATAAATTTCAAGTAAAACTGACTACTGAGCACACTGATGGTTTTGGTCTCCGTGTGAGTTTCCATCAAGATCAGGCTCATTTAAGTGAAGAAACCGCCTTGCAAGAACAAATTAATCTGGGAAAACACAGTTCCCAAGATATTATAGTTTTTGATAATGGTTTGAAAGGGCGTCGTAAGTTTAAAGATTTTGATGAAGCATCTATACAGTTTGTGACCAATATAGGTAAAAAGCCCCGTTATCAGGTGAATCGTCCTCATCAGCTCCTAGATCGCCACCACCCTGATTTAGACTTTATACAAGACAGTGTTGTACAATTATTTGAGCGTGGACAACCTACCAATTCAATGGAGCATGAGTTTAGGTTGATAGAGTTTAGAGTTAAGGAAACGGGGAAGCACCTTTTTATCCTGAGCAATCTTTGGGATTTACCCGCAGAAGTGGTGGCTCAGGTTTACTTGATGAGATGGGATATAGAAGTGATTTTCAGGTTTTTAAAACAAGAAATGAACCTTACACACTTTGTTTGTAATGATCTGAATGCTATAAAAGTAATGATTTATGTAAAGCTTATTGCAGCAATGATGATCCTTATTTTTAAACAAAAAAATGCCATCAAAACATATAAAAGAGCCAAAAAACTCTTTTTGGAAGACATCTATCTTTTGATTATAGTAGAAATGATGGAAAGTCCAGACCTGAGTCAATGGTTTCTAAAAAAAGCAAAAAAAAGACTGAAAAGAGAATAG
- a CDS encoding protein-disulfide reductase DsbD family protein, with protein sequence MKKILLPLLLVLLTTLGGWAQIQKHDSWSYKVSKKEVKVGETVDLIFNVLIDPNWYMYSSDFSPEVGPTVTTFEFTKDPSYQLVGGVKAIKPKVKYDSIFEGTVKYFVGTATFRQTIKVLQPKLNVKGSVNFQVCSEVNGQCIPGDADFSFDNVLLKVTKAEKIKEAGKTDKKNDKEEAGNKKDEEIKEDRDKEKKDDEEKKDSIETTAVKNKDTLTTDNKKSAITKQKKDSKSPDKSSNTSITSLLTLFIFAFGGGLVALVTPCVFPMIPMTVTFFTKQSKTKKEGRVKALIYGLSIVSIFTIIGSGLTIIFGISFANWLSTHWVPNLIFFAVFFIFALSFLGMFEIVLPSSWVNKMDRRADKGGYAGIFFMAFTLVLVSFSCTGPIFGSAMLELTRGGTVVKPIVAMLGFSIAMALPFTLFAFFPSWLNSLPKSGGWLNNVKVVLGFVELGLALKFLSVIDQVYHLELLNRDVYLAFWIVIASMIGFYLLGKIRMPHDSPVEKISVPKAVLAVATFSFVVYMIPGMFGAPLDGLAGFLPPQNTQKFDMHRVNRKLEKNERKLEKLVEAIQNGQVQLAKNAGVKRGKVDFSKVKHSDKLHLPHDLKGFFDYKEALAYAKKVNKPIFIDFTGHGCVNCRKMEQSVWAAAPVLKRLEEDYVVVALYVDDKTTLPESEWYTSTYDNKVKKTIGAQNFDFQVSKFNGNAQPYYCLLDPATETLLVKNTPGYDPDADKFVKFLDAGLTAFKAKNKKDDKAMARK encoded by the coding sequence ATGAAAAAAATACTCTTGCCTTTGCTACTCGTGTTGCTTACTACTTTGGGTGGGTGGGCACAAATCCAAAAACACGACAGTTGGTCTTATAAAGTGTCGAAAAAAGAAGTGAAAGTCGGTGAAACGGTAGACCTTATTTTTAATGTGTTGATAGATCCCAACTGGTATATGTACTCTTCTGATTTCTCGCCAGAGGTAGGGCCTACTGTTACTACATTTGAGTTTACCAAAGACCCTTCTTACCAACTGGTGGGCGGAGTAAAGGCAATTAAGCCTAAAGTAAAGTATGATTCTATTTTTGAGGGTACCGTGAAGTATTTTGTGGGCACTGCCACTTTTCGCCAAACGATCAAAGTATTGCAGCCCAAGCTCAATGTCAAAGGCTCGGTTAACTTTCAGGTATGTTCTGAGGTAAACGGACAGTGTATTCCGGGAGATGCTGATTTTAGCTTTGACAATGTTTTGCTCAAAGTAACCAAGGCAGAGAAGATTAAAGAGGCAGGCAAAACTGACAAAAAAAACGACAAGGAGGAAGCAGGCAACAAAAAGGATGAAGAGATAAAGGAGGACAGGGACAAAGAGAAGAAAGACGATGAAGAAAAGAAGGATTCAATCGAGACAACAGCTGTGAAGAATAAAGATACTCTTACTACTGATAACAAAAAATCAGCTATCACCAAGCAAAAAAAAGACAGCAAATCACCTGATAAGTCTAGCAATACATCAATTACGTCTCTACTTACATTGTTTATCTTTGCTTTTGGGGGTGGACTTGTGGCTTTGGTTACTCCCTGTGTGTTCCCTATGATTCCGATGACTGTCACTTTTTTTACCAAACAAAGCAAAACCAAAAAAGAAGGCAGAGTAAAAGCTTTAATTTATGGGTTATCTATTGTAAGTATTTTTACTATTATTGGTTCTGGGCTTACTATCATTTTCGGTATTTCTTTCGCTAACTGGCTTAGCACACATTGGGTACCTAACCTTATATTCTTTGCAGTATTCTTCATATTTGCCCTATCTTTTTTGGGCATGTTCGAGATTGTATTGCCCAGTTCGTGGGTGAATAAAATGGATCGTAGAGCCGATAAAGGTGGATATGCAGGAATATTTTTTATGGCTTTTACTTTAGTATTAGTATCATTTTCTTGTACTGGACCTATTTTTGGCTCTGCTATGCTCGAACTAACTCGCGGAGGTACTGTAGTAAAACCTATCGTTGCCATGCTTGGTTTCTCTATCGCTATGGCATTGCCATTTACTCTATTTGCATTTTTTCCTTCGTGGCTCAATAGCTTGCCCAAATCGGGTGGCTGGCTCAACAATGTAAAAGTAGTATTGGGTTTTGTAGAACTTGGTCTTGCCCTTAAATTTTTGAGCGTAATAGATCAGGTATACCACCTAGAGTTGCTCAACCGTGATGTATACCTTGCTTTTTGGATTGTAATTGCATCTATGATAGGTTTTTACCTATTGGGTAAAATAAGAATGCCCCACGATAGCCCGGTAGAGAAAATAAGCGTGCCTAAGGCGGTGCTTGCAGTGGCTACATTCTCTTTTGTAGTGTATATGATTCCTGGTATGTTTGGCGCCCCATTAGACGGCTTGGCAGGTTTCCTCCCCCCACAAAATACCCAAAAATTTGACATGCACCGGGTAAACCGTAAACTAGAAAAAAACGAACGAAAGCTTGAGAAATTGGTAGAGGCTATCCAAAATGGTCAGGTACAATTAGCCAAAAACGCTGGGGTAAAAAGAGGGAAGGTGGACTTCTCGAAGGTAAAACACAGCGATAAATTACACCTACCTCACGACCTTAAGGGGTTCTTTGATTATAAAGAAGCATTGGCTTACGCCAAAAAAGTAAACAAACCCATTTTTATTGATTTTACTGGGCACGGTTGCGTAAATTGTCGCAAAATGGAACAATCGGTATGGGCAGCAGCACCCGTGCTTAAACGTTTGGAAGAAGACTATGTAGTAGTGGCTTTGTATGTAGACGATAAAACTACTTTGCCTGAGTCGGAGTGGTATACCTCTACCTATGACAATAAGGTGAAGAAAACCATTGGTGCTCAAAACTTTGATTTCCAGGTGAGTAAGTTTAACGGAAACGCTCAGCCTTATTATTGCCTGCTTGACCCCGCTACCGAAACACTGCTGGTAAAAAACACTCCGGGCTATGACCCTGACGCAGATAAGTTTGTCAAGTTTTTGGATGCGGGTTTGACTGCCTTCAAAGCAAAAAACAAAAAGGATGACAAGGCAATGGCTCGCAAATAA
- a CDS encoding SH3 domain-containing protein, with amino-acid sequence MKTTLFKNITLGILCLWATSIAQAKPLQLTKDTYYYVFAPNGLILRQSPNASAKKVAKLPYGTKVKYLAGVPSKQIIVDNLKGGMAKVSHEGKVGYVFEGYLSQFAAPVKNAQVSKYADLLRKNGVEVMNESIKRDWGGYQQIEKAIVLNTQKWSEAFLVAKQLFGIPANMHFPIPTGQTTFIVKNPKKKKHVWTDQIEVKNNHRGYLQSIVYSSRQEGGGMHVSIKKSTNHNAKGFRLSVVYIVD; translated from the coding sequence ATGAAAACAACACTTTTCAAAAATATCACTTTGGGTATACTATGTCTTTGGGCAACCTCTATTGCCCAGGCTAAGCCTCTACAACTGACAAAAGACACCTATTACTACGTGTTTGCCCCCAATGGGCTTATCCTAAGACAATCGCCCAATGCTTCGGCTAAAAAAGTTGCCAAGTTGCCCTATGGTACCAAAGTAAAATACCTGGCAGGTGTGCCCTCTAAGCAAATAATAGTAGACAACCTCAAAGGAGGAATGGCAAAGGTAAGCCATGAAGGTAAAGTGGGGTACGTGTTTGAGGGTTACCTCTCTCAGTTTGCCGCCCCTGTCAAAAATGCCCAAGTGAGTAAATATGCTGATTTGTTGCGAAAAAATGGAGTAGAAGTAATGAACGAAAGTATCAAACGCGATTGGGGTGGTTATCAGCAAATAGAAAAAGCCATTGTATTGAACACCCAAAAGTGGTCAGAAGCTTTTTTGGTAGCCAAACAACTATTTGGTATTCCAGCAAATATGCATTTTCCAATCCCTACAGGTCAAACAACCTTTATTGTAAAAAATCCAAAGAAAAAAAAGCACGTGTGGACTGACCAGATAGAAGTGAAAAATAACCATAGAGGCTACCTTCAGTCTATTGTTTACAGCTCGCGGCAAGAGGGAGGTGGCATGCACGTCTCTATCAAAAAATCAACCAACCACAATGCCAAAGGCTTTCGCCTAAGCGTAGTGTATATTGTAGATTGA
- a CDS encoding DUF3810 domain-containing protein, translating to MTFIKKYWKHIIAFSLPIQVLLVQWAAAHPQALERWYTYGFYRFLSKTLRLMFGFMPFAFGQIVFYLLVFGATYWFFKQVYRRIKKRLTWKQFFGKVALHGLFGVSLFYALFMLFWGLNYHRPNLLQTVKLELKKIQPQELEKMCDRLITLTNSSRNEITQDTSQALKIKMTHAEMLRGAVKGYENFAKKFPQYTYEYVSVKSVFVPQLMSWVGNGGIYFPFTGEANVNMDMVDFVLPATICHEMAHQIGVASETEANYIAYLTSQYHPSPVFRYSGNVLALRYAMSALRYTDSTAFKRLRKKFSPGFVHDLRADRAYWQKFRSPLEPISRVFYDLFLKANSQRHGVRSYGLMTHLIMAEFRKNGLKYEIKKRTNE from the coding sequence ATGACCTTCATAAAAAAATACTGGAAACATATCATTGCCTTTAGCTTGCCCATACAAGTACTATTGGTGCAATGGGCCGCCGCCCATCCTCAAGCCCTTGAGCGCTGGTATACCTACGGCTTTTATCGTTTTCTGAGCAAAACCCTCCGTCTTATGTTTGGCTTTATGCCCTTTGCCTTTGGGCAAATCGTATTTTACCTACTGGTATTTGGGGCAACCTATTGGTTTTTTAAACAAGTATACAGACGCATTAAAAAACGCCTTACCTGGAAACAATTCTTCGGCAAAGTGGCATTGCATGGGCTATTTGGGGTATCGTTGTTTTATGCCCTCTTTATGCTCTTTTGGGGGCTCAACTATCACCGCCCCAACCTGTTGCAAACGGTAAAACTGGAGCTAAAAAAAATACAACCACAAGAGCTGGAGAAAATGTGCGACCGCCTGATTACCCTCACCAACTCCAGCCGTAATGAAATCACTCAAGACACTAGCCAGGCACTGAAGATAAAAATGACCCACGCCGAAATGCTGCGAGGGGCAGTAAAAGGGTATGAGAACTTTGCCAAAAAATTTCCTCAATATACCTACGAATACGTCTCGGTAAAAAGCGTGTTTGTACCTCAGCTCATGTCGTGGGTAGGCAACGGAGGCATCTATTTTCCCTTTACTGGAGAAGCCAACGTAAATATGGATATGGTTGATTTTGTATTGCCTGCCACCATTTGCCACGAAATGGCGCACCAAATAGGCGTTGCTTCCGAAACCGAAGCCAACTATATAGCCTACCTGACCAGCCAGTATCACCCCTCACCTGTGTTTAGGTATTCGGGCAATGTGTTGGCACTGCGTTATGCTATGAGTGCCTTGCGTTATACCGATTCTACTGCTTTCAAGCGCTTGCGCAAAAAGTTTAGCCCCGGTTTTGTACACGACTTACGTGCCGATCGTGCCTACTGGCAAAAGTTTAGAAGCCCTCTTGAGCCTATTTCAAGGGTATTTTATGACCTTTTTCTTAAAGCTAATTCCCAACGCCACGGTGTGAGAAGCTATGGGTTGATGACTCATTTGATCATGGCTGAATTTAGAAAGAATGGCTTAAAATATGAGATAAAGAAGCGAACCAATGAGTGA
- a CDS encoding sigma-70 family RNA polymerase sigma factor, protein MEFENIWQRYQPQLSNFVKMNVHEASIANDVLQEIGIKLHLALDQKKVINNHQAWLFQVARNTLADAYRKEQVFPQAKNVELTSNLRAVSKNTCTCDLVIFIIQRYLPKEYRMPLFLGDIEKLPQKEVAHLLGLSLTATKSRIQRARKKLREVVTRFFEVEQNSKGEIVDLRLKERQKLPESLLKHLRKTI, encoded by the coding sequence ATGGAATTTGAAAATATTTGGCAAAGGTATCAACCTCAACTGTCCAACTTTGTAAAAATGAATGTTCATGAAGCAAGCATCGCAAATGATGTGTTGCAAGAAATAGGTATAAAATTGCATTTGGCGCTTGATCAAAAAAAAGTAATCAACAACCATCAAGCTTGGTTGTTTCAAGTCGCACGCAACACCTTGGCAGATGCTTATCGTAAAGAGCAAGTTTTTCCTCAGGCGAAAAACGTCGAACTGACAAGTAACTTGAGGGCAGTCTCTAAAAATACATGTACCTGTGATTTGGTTATTTTTATTATTCAACGGTACCTCCCCAAAGAGTACAGAATGCCTTTGTTTTTAGGCGATATCGAGAAGCTTCCTCAAAAGGAGGTGGCACACTTGTTAGGGTTAAGTTTGACTGCTACCAAATCGAGGATACAAAGGGCAAGAAAAAAGTTGAGGGAAGTAGTAACTCGTTTTTTTGAAGTAGAGCAAAACAGTAAAGGTGAAATAGTAGATCTTCGCCTAAAAGAAAGACAGAAGTTGCCTGAGAGCCTTTTAAAGCATTTAAGGAAAACAATTTAA
- a CDS encoding GNAT family N-acetyltransferase codes for MSLNIRQATTQDVFLITELFRNTVTSINRQDYTKEETQVWAESAHNIARWEQKIATQYFLVAEINAQIVGFASINQAGNYLDFLYVHHRFQRQSIAQKLYNTLVQRELNS; via the coding sequence ATGAGCCTAAATATAAGACAAGCCACCACCCAAGATGTGTTCCTAATCACCGAGTTATTTCGTAATACTGTCACTTCTATCAACCGACAAGACTATACAAAAGAAGAAACCCAGGTATGGGCGGAGTCTGCCCACAATATTGCCCGATGGGAGCAAAAAATAGCTACCCAGTATTTTCTGGTAGCAGAAATAAATGCCCAAATAGTAGGTTTTGCTTCCATCAACCAAGCAGGCAACTACCTTGATTTTTTGTATGTGCACCATCGTTTCCAGCGACAAAGCATTGCGCAGAAACTTTACAACACACTAGTACAACGGGAACTAAATTCCTAA